A portion of the candidate division WOR-3 bacterium genome contains these proteins:
- a CDS encoding ABC transporter permease, whose amino-acid sequence MQIIATLIKKELIQTIRDKRMLFILVISPIIQLIIFGYVATTDIKNVTLVIFDNDRTSISRALSSSFFTSNYFSEVSPEQTSISEPEEFLKTGKAKVVIIIPSDFSKKIARNTTASLMIIGDGSDANSATIIKNYILEIIRTFSLKIVEERNLMQIQSMSLPKITPSVRIWYNEELKSSHYMVPGIICMILFIITSLLTAMAISRERELGTLEQVLVSPLKRWEFILGKTIPFVFVGFIEVVLILSVAKFLFHIYIRGNLLLLFFTSIIFLFTTLGFGLFAASVSRTQMQAMLTVFPVMMPTFLLSGLFFPISSIPTLVRWIAYVNPMTYFLIIVRGILLKNAGIIDIYKEIMILAVFGIFFLVFSSLRLQKRIE is encoded by the coding sequence ATGCAGATAATCGCCACCCTGATAAAGAAAGAACTCATCCAGACCATCAGAGATAAACGTATGCTCTTCATCCTGGTTATATCCCCGATCATCCAGTTGATTATCTTCGGTTATGTAGCCACGACCGATATTAAAAATGTCACCCTCGTCATCTTCGACAACGACCGCACTTCCATAAGTCGTGCTTTAAGCAGTTCATTTTTCACCTCCAATTACTTCTCTGAAGTCTCTCCAGAGCAAACGTCAATCTCTGAACCCGAAGAGTTCCTTAAAACTGGTAAAGCAAAGGTCGTTATCATAATTCCATCCGATTTTTCGAAAAAGATCGCCCGCAATACCACCGCTTCTCTTATGATCATCGGCGACGGTTCAGACGCCAACTCCGCGACGATAATAAAAAATTATATCCTCGAAATAATCAGGACATTCTCACTCAAGATCGTTGAAGAACGGAATTTAATGCAGATACAATCCATGTCCCTGCCGAAGATCACCCCCAGTGTAAGAATATGGTATAATGAAGAACTGAAGAGCTCTCATTACATGGTTCCCGGAATCATCTGTATGATTCTTTTCATCATTACATCGCTTTTAACCGCGATGGCGATCTCCAGGGAGAGGGAACTGGGAACGCTTGAGCAGGTACTCGTTTCACCGCTGAAACGATGGGAATTCATTCTCGGTAAAACAATCCCCTTTGTCTTTGTAGGATTCATCGAAGTGGTGCTGATATTATCCGTCGCAAAATTCCTTTTTCACATCTACATCCGCGGGAATCTACTGCTTCTCTTCTTCACCTCGATAATATTCCTCTTCACGACACTCGGCTTCGGGCTGTTCGCCGCATCGGTCTCCAGAACCCAGATGCAGGCGATGCTCACGGTGTTTCCGGTGATGATGCCGACGTTCCTCCTCTCAGGTCTCTTCTTCCCCATCTCAAGTATTCCAACCCTTGTCCGCTGGATAGCATATGTCAATCCAATGACCTACTTCCTCATTATCGTACGCGGCATTCTCTTGAAGAACGCCGGTATCATCGATATTTATAAAGAAATAATGATACTTGCGGTATTCGGAATCTTCTTCCTTGTATTCAGTTCTTTACGACTTCAGAAGAGAATCGAATAA
- a CDS encoding ABC transporter permease, translating into MRITAIITKEIIHILRDARMLYFAIIWPVLLLLLFGYTVSFNVKNIRLLFVDFDRSRESREFLHTLEASGSFEIDYTTNSSRTTCSNLLKQGVVKAVIIIPKGFSKKISRGEEAEFQLIIDGGDSNTARVFLGYILGASQYYRQKIITERYSFNAGMPIDCRIKFLYNPSLRSQNFVVPGLIAVILMIIGTLITSSTIAREWDRRTMEQLFYTPIKAHELIFGKLFPYLVIGLLQTTLVLLTGIMVFNVPFKGSIILYYTASILFLLGALGLGLFLSLIAKSQQIATMLAFLTSVLPAFLLSGFIFPISSMPFILRGLSYLVPAKYFLNVIRGVFLKDSGITTLWSDFLAMFLFASFFLGISIIRFKKRIS; encoded by the coding sequence ATGAGAATCACCGCGATCATAACAAAAGAAATCATTCACATCCTGCGCGATGCGCGGATGCTCTATTTCGCAATCATCTGGCCTGTTCTTCTCCTCCTGCTCTTCGGCTACACGGTCAGCTTCAACGTAAAAAACATCCGACTCCTCTTTGTGGATTTCGACCGCTCAAGAGAAAGCCGTGAATTCCTTCACACCCTCGAAGCGAGCGGCTCTTTTGAGATCGACTACACAACGAATTCATCCCGAACCACCTGTTCGAATTTGCTTAAACAGGGTGTGGTCAAGGCGGTCATCATCATCCCGAAAGGATTCAGCAAAAAGATATCGCGCGGTGAAGAGGCTGAATTTCAGCTCATCATCGACGGCGGCGACAGCAACACGGCACGTGTCTTTCTCGGCTATATTCTGGGTGCTTCACAGTATTACCGACAAAAAATAATCACTGAACGGTATTCTTTCAACGCCGGCATGCCGATCGACTGCCGAATAAAATTTCTTTATAACCCTTCACTGCGGAGTCAGAACTTCGTGGTGCCGGGGTTGATCGCCGTGATCCTGATGATCATCGGAACCCTCATCACCTCTTCGACCATCGCCCGGGAATGGGACAGGCGCACTATGGAACAGCTCTTCTACACGCCAATAAAAGCCCATGAATTGATATTCGGCAAACTCTTCCCTTATCTTGTAATCGGGCTGCTTCAAACCACGCTCGTGCTTCTGACCGGGATAATGGTCTTCAATGTTCCGTTCAAAGGCAGTATCATTCTATACTACACAGCGTCGATCCTCTTCCTCCTCGGAGCGCTCGGCCTGGGACTCTTTCTCTCACTCATCGCCAAAAGCCAGCAGATTGCAACCATGCTCGCCTTCCTCACCTCGGTGCTGCCCGCATTCCTCCTTTCCGGATTCATCTTTCCGATCAGCAGTATGCCCTTCATCCTCAGAGGACTTTCTTATCTGGTCCCGGCAAAATACTTTCTCAATGTAATTCGGGGGGTCTTTCTCAAAGACTCCGGCATCACCACCCTGTGGAGCGACTTCCTTGCTATGTTCTTATTCGCCTCTTTCTTCCTCGGTATCAGCATCATAAGGTTCAAAAAGAGGATTTCCTGA